The following proteins come from a genomic window of Gimesia chilikensis:
- a CDS encoding metal-dependent transcriptional regulator: MTSATFFNRQALRFLTGVYNLIPYEGAILTESGRRQTHLTVRRRRLLEFFFCQSLGVTWKTLEKDAFRLEPCASDRLIDYIDDFLNHPEYDPGDAPIPQKDGSICRLQIR, encoded by the coding sequence ATAACCAGCGCTACGTTTTTCAACCGGCAGGCGCTACGTTTTCTGACCGGTGTTTACAACTTAATACCTTATGAAGGGGCAATTCTGACGGAGAGCGGTCGAAGACAGACTCACCTTACGGTCCGTCGGCGTCGACTTCTCGAATTCTTCTTTTGCCAGTCGTTGGGAGTCACCTGGAAAACACTGGAGAAAGACGCCTTCCGACTGGAGCCTTGTGCTTCTGACAGACTGATTGATTATATCGATGACTTTTTGAATCATCCTGAATATGACCCGGGTGATGCTCCCATTCCACAAAAGGATGGATCGATTTGCAGGCTGCAGATTCGCTGA
- a CDS encoding ISAs1 family transposase has translation MRSFLNHADSCRYGSILYYYATVRKYRVEQYWHQRAVHLLAALDHQTGCVLSQTRVDCKTNEAKAVFDLFKTLVLKGKAIIGDAMCCQRDICEETVDSDGDYFFTVKENQPTLLKEIQLAFAETEGFSPLATTRNGSGRKEASTLCKGHGRVEHRRLITTTMLNEHFDWPGMKRACKIIRTTTHKLPVARRETSTHKNLKQQVKRDEVR, from the coding sequence ATGAGGTCGTTTCTTAACCATGCTGATTCCTGTCGTTATGGCAGTATTTTATACTACTATGCGACAGTGCGCAAATATCGTGTCGAACAGTATTGGCATCAACGCGCAGTGCATCTCCTCGCTGCACTCGATCATCAAACCGGTTGCGTGCTGAGTCAGACGCGTGTTGATTGTAAAACGAATGAAGCGAAGGCTGTCTTTGATCTGTTCAAAACTCTTGTTTTGAAGGGAAAAGCGATCATTGGAGACGCCATGTGTTGCCAGCGAGATATTTGCGAAGAGACCGTTGATTCGGACGGTGATTACTTTTTCACTGTCAAGGAAAATCAGCCAACCTTGCTGAAAGAGATTCAACTCGCCTTCGCTGAAACCGAAGGCTTTTCCCCCCTGGCAACGACGCGAAATGGAAGCGGACGTAAAGAAGCTTCGACGCTTTGTAAGGGACATGGACGTGTTGAACATCGAAGACTAATCACGACGACGATGCTCAACGAGCATTTCGATTGGCCGGGCATGAAGCGGGCTTGCAAGATCATCCGAACGACAACGCATAAGCTACCGGTTGCAAGACGCGAAACGTCGACACACAAAAACCTCAAGCAGCAAGTCAAACGAGACGAAGTAAGATAA
- a CDS encoding transposase gives MKITPHPKRGGRRWEGATQDLVVATNLLDVPAEVIALIYQHRWQIELFFRFLKHVLGCRHLFSQDPQGVQIQTYCEMIDCLLISLITGKKPTLRTYEMLCFYFSGLADEEDLINHINRLQSHESR, from the coding sequence GTGAAAATTACTCCTCATCCTAAACGGGGAGGACGGAGGTGGGAAGGTGCTACCCAGGACCTGGTTGTAGCCACCAATCTGCTGGATGTACCAGCAGAAGTCATCGCACTGATTTACCAGCACCGTTGGCAGATCGAATTGTTCTTTCGTTTTTTGAAGCATGTACTCGGCTGTCGTCACTTGTTCAGTCAGGATCCACAGGGGGTTCAGATACAGACTTACTGTGAGATGATTGATTGTTTATTGATTAGTCTGATCACAGGTAAAAAACCGACACTCCGAACATATGAAATGCTGTGTTTTTACTTCAGTGGGCTGGCGGATGAGGAAGATCTGATCAACCATATAAACCGCCTGCAATCCCACGAATCCAGATAA
- a CDS encoding transposase family protein, whose product MQPADLCDLFSILDQITDHRGRQGQRHTFNAMLAAIICGTLSGIRSMRMIAKWVRQLERSTYHWLGFKRIPPCANTYTDLLKKICPEEFEQAIREWMCTLEGVEIDNDSLCATSIEGNTLCGSLQTHQRNTVQPTVCI is encoded by the coding sequence ATGCAACCCGCCGACTTGTGCGACCTGTTTTCCATTTTGGATCAGATCACCGACCATCGCGGGCGTCAGGGACAACGCCACACTTTTAATGCCATGCTGGCGGCTATTATTTGCGGAACACTTAGTGGAATTCGCAGTATGCGAATGATTGCGAAATGGGTTCGCCAACTTGAGCGAAGTACCTATCATTGGCTCGGCTTCAAACGAATTCCACCGTGTGCGAACACATACACAGATCTCCTCAAAAAGATTTGTCCAGAAGAATTTGAGCAGGCGATTCGCGAATGGATGTGCACTTTAGAAGGCGTCGAAATTGATAATGATTCTCTGTGTGCAACTTCCATTGAAGGCAATACGTTGTGCGGCAGTTTACAGACGCATCAACGCAATACTGTTCAGCCCACCGTTTGCATTTGA
- a CDS encoding response regulator, with amino-acid sequence MLVLTQKISEATKPPSLSVSRTVKSVEGWRVRPAVSPPKEIPVHSQDVSARTKPLSPSNAGINAVRILVADADSSLAKIYTTHLSLLGFEVTMACNGVECLARLRNRIPHLIVLDAGLLWGRATDVLAILDECTDIPDVPVLVTYDHTCEQALPDVRSFRVNDYAAKPLTPNQLAERIRELIAFAGNCDEDLDSVDNCEGQSPKRTTGSAHDERRSN; translated from the coding sequence ATGTTAGTTCTTACCCAAAAGATCTCTGAGGCAACCAAGCCTCCTTCGCTTAGTGTCTCCCGGACTGTTAAGAGTGTTGAAGGCTGGCGTGTGCGTCCGGCTGTTTCTCCACCGAAGGAAATTCCAGTACATAGCCAAGATGTTTCGGCGCGGACCAAGCCGCTGTCGCCCTCTAATGCTGGGATAAATGCTGTCCGCATCTTGGTGGCGGACGCAGATTCTTCTCTTGCCAAAATCTATACGACTCACCTGTCATTATTGGGTTTTGAAGTGACCATGGCTTGCAATGGAGTTGAATGTCTGGCTCGACTCCGCAATCGAATACCTCATCTAATAGTTCTGGATGCCGGGTTATTGTGGGGCCGAGCGACAGATGTTCTGGCTATATTGGATGAGTGTACCGACATTCCTGACGTGCCAGTTTTGGTGACATACGATCACACCTGTGAGCAGGCATTACCTGATGTGCGTTCTTTCCGCGTGAACGATTACGCGGCGAAACCTCTCACCCCGAACCAACTTGCTGAACGCATTCGCGAACTGATCGCGTTTGCGGGCAATTGCGACGAAGATCTTGACTCAGTTGACAATTGCGAAGGGCAATCACCTAAAAGAACTACGGGGAGTGCTCATGATGAACGTAGATCGAATTGA
- a CDS encoding efflux RND transporter periplasmic adaptor subunit: MMNVDRIENLWCNKHRMTALMGYGLLAVAVGAAGMYAVTRAFLTEPVSGVASTEARHGVDDEHGEDSYVVTLAKDKWAVAGLRIAEVASSNLTRTEWITGKVALNEDRLAHVYSLVDGQIHEVKVQFGDDVKQGQVLAVIDSKEVGLAKLDLYKDRLDAEFAKINYEFMREINENTQALIKVLIERPPLEKIGATFDDKQLGKNRQQLMTAYANLYKSRADYERLTSVAESGVVAGKLLIEAKARFEADQATFQSLLEQLKFTASQEALLAEQKLQQAEQTVAASRSRLLILGYQQDDLKSIDPIKEGEMIAHYELRAPFDGTVIGKNVVLAERVGPDTEMFQVADLSTLWVQADIYQKDLPKTRQLGETLRFRSPDSDHLHEARIFYTGDILDPETRTVRLRATIDNPDRHLKPGMFVEIALPGETLSNIVTLPASAIQEVEGHDVVFVQTGLEAFEKRKVKVGMRSGDTVQIRDGLQPGNKVVVVGGFALKSELMKGSISHGH, encoded by the coding sequence ATGATGAACGTAGATCGAATTGAAAACCTGTGGTGTAATAAGCACCGCATGACAGCTTTGATGGGCTACGGCCTTTTGGCCGTCGCTGTAGGCGCAGCAGGCATGTACGCGGTCACGCGAGCTTTTCTGACTGAGCCTGTAAGCGGTGTAGCTTCTACCGAAGCGAGACACGGAGTGGATGACGAGCATGGTGAGGATTCATATGTGGTTACACTCGCAAAAGACAAATGGGCCGTAGCTGGACTTCGCATTGCTGAGGTTGCCAGCAGCAATCTGACGAGGACCGAGTGGATCACGGGCAAGGTAGCCCTGAATGAAGACCGCCTGGCGCATGTTTATTCTTTGGTCGATGGGCAAATTCATGAAGTTAAGGTCCAGTTCGGGGACGACGTAAAGCAGGGACAGGTGTTGGCCGTTATCGACAGCAAAGAGGTCGGCTTGGCCAAGCTGGACTTATATAAAGATCGGCTCGATGCCGAGTTCGCCAAGATCAACTATGAGTTCATGCGAGAGATCAACGAGAACACACAAGCGCTCATCAAAGTTCTAATAGAACGGCCTCCACTGGAGAAAATTGGAGCGACATTTGATGACAAGCAGCTCGGCAAGAACCGCCAGCAGTTGATGACTGCCTACGCGAACCTATATAAATCGCGTGCCGACTACGAGCGACTCACGTCGGTGGCGGAAAGTGGCGTGGTGGCCGGCAAGTTATTGATCGAAGCCAAAGCCCGGTTCGAGGCGGACCAAGCCACATTTCAGTCACTCTTGGAACAATTGAAGTTTACTGCATCACAGGAGGCTTTGCTCGCCGAACAAAAACTTCAGCAAGCCGAGCAGACCGTGGCGGCCAGTCGTTCACGCCTACTCATACTCGGCTACCAGCAAGATGACCTGAAAAGCATTGATCCGATCAAAGAGGGCGAGATGATCGCACATTATGAGCTTCGCGCCCCGTTCGATGGCACGGTAATTGGCAAAAACGTAGTGCTGGCCGAGCGGGTGGGACCCGATACCGAGATGTTTCAGGTTGCTGACCTATCGACGCTGTGGGTGCAAGCAGATATCTATCAAAAAGATTTGCCCAAGACTCGCCAACTCGGTGAAACGCTGCGGTTTCGCTCCCCGGACTCAGACCATCTTCACGAAGCCCGTATCTTCTACACGGGTGATATTCTTGATCCAGAAACTCGGACGGTGCGATTGCGTGCCACGATTGACAATCCGGATCGTCATCTGAAACCAGGCATGTTCGTTGAAATCGCATTGCCGGGAGAAACGCTGTCCAACATCGTGACGTTGCCGGCGTCTGCCATTCAAGAAGTGGAAGGGCATGATGTCGTATTCGTACAGACCGGACTGGAAGCGTTCGAGAAGCGGAAAGTCAAGGTTGGAATGCGCAGCGGCGACACCGTACAGATCCGCGACGGGTTACAACCTGGCAACAAAGTGGTTGTGGTCGGTGGCTTTGCCCTGAAATCGGAACTGATGAAAGGATCGATCTCGCATGGCCATTAA
- a CDS encoding efflux RND transporter permease subunit, producing MINKFIDVSLDNRFVVLLLVVLLIAVGLSSMTTLPVDAVPDLTNVQVQVLTTSPSLGPVEMEQLITFPVETSMSGIPHVDEIRSVTRFGLSNVTIVFEEGTDIYWARQQVNERLTEARGEIPAGLGTPTMGPIATGMGEIYQFELRTKPGCDYDLQELRTILDWQIAFQLRSVPGVIEVNTFGGELKTYEVQVNPNALLNYKIPLNRVFEALERNNANAGGGYIVHHEEQRLIRGEGLIQSLNDIADIVLDARDDGTAVRVRDIGEVHFAPLLRQGYVTRDGRGEAVTGIVMMLIGENSRVVVDRVKQKIAEIENSLPEGVYIDTFYDRTDLVRRAIGTVTENISGGAILVIIMLFLLVGDWRAGLIVASAIPLSALITFISMNYFGVSANLMSLGALDFGIIVDGAVVMVENAIRHVGEAKRRNPELKRAGLDVFRDAGHEVGRPIVFAGSIVIIVFLPIMSLRGIEGKMFGPMAFAFMSALAGALVLALTVMPVLASLFLARKFCEKDSFLVRWCKRGYEPLLRLAIRWPLAVFLIAIAAFSMGIVIAMGFGAEFVPKLDEGDMAVQAIRLPSVSLERSIEMTTEIEKTLLAEFPKEVESVISKTGRPEIATDPMGVEMSDIFVILKPKGEWRFASKPELIEAMKETLEKNIPANNFSFTQPIELRVQELIAGVRSDVGISLYGDDLEKLKEIGNEIAGVVQQVPGAADVQPEQTGGLPYVQMRVRRDQIARYGINVGDVLDAISIIGGKEVGQVFEGQRRFPLQVRLEPKWRRDVTALKHIKVADPTGRQIPLEQLVEIEVGPGVAQISRDEIRRRFLIQVNVRGRDLASFVADAQKAVEEKVKLPPGYHIAWGGSFKNLREATGRLTIAVPLALLLICSLLYMTFRSGKLALLIFLNVPVATTGGILALWIRGMPFSISAGVGFIALSGIAVMNGVVLIEHVRHLRHRGQSIKDAVYQGALDRLRPVLMTATTDALGFIPMAISTSSGAEVQRPLATVVIGGVITSSLLTLVVLPAIYRWFEPKGEEDVEL from the coding sequence ATGATCAACAAATTCATCGACGTCTCATTGGACAACCGCTTCGTCGTATTATTGCTGGTTGTATTGCTGATCGCGGTTGGTCTGTCGTCGATGACTACATTACCCGTCGACGCCGTACCTGACTTGACCAACGTACAAGTTCAGGTGTTGACAACTTCGCCTTCACTCGGTCCTGTCGAGATGGAGCAACTGATCACATTCCCTGTCGAAACGTCGATGAGCGGTATTCCCCACGTCGATGAAATACGGAGCGTGACGAGGTTCGGTCTGTCGAACGTGACGATCGTGTTCGAGGAAGGCACGGACATCTACTGGGCACGGCAGCAGGTCAACGAACGATTGACTGAAGCCCGCGGGGAAATTCCCGCTGGGTTGGGAACTCCCACGATGGGGCCGATAGCGACGGGTATGGGTGAAATCTACCAATTCGAGTTGCGCACCAAGCCGGGCTGCGACTACGACCTTCAGGAATTGCGAACGATCCTCGATTGGCAGATTGCCTTTCAGCTGCGCAGCGTGCCCGGTGTCATTGAAGTCAATACATTCGGCGGAGAACTGAAGACGTACGAAGTGCAGGTGAATCCGAATGCCTTACTGAATTACAAGATCCCGCTGAACCGTGTATTCGAGGCTTTAGAGCGCAACAACGCCAACGCGGGCGGAGGGTACATCGTTCATCACGAAGAGCAACGGTTGATCCGCGGCGAAGGGCTCATCCAGTCCCTTAATGATATCGCAGACATCGTGTTGGACGCCCGCGATGATGGCACTGCGGTTCGCGTGCGTGACATTGGCGAGGTGCATTTCGCCCCGCTGCTACGTCAAGGCTACGTCACGCGCGACGGACGCGGTGAGGCGGTGACCGGTATTGTGATGATGCTGATTGGCGAAAACTCCCGCGTGGTCGTTGATCGTGTCAAACAGAAAATCGCCGAGATCGAAAATTCGCTGCCCGAAGGTGTTTACATCGACACATTCTACGACCGCACCGATTTGGTGCGCCGCGCCATCGGCACCGTCACCGAGAACATCAGTGGCGGCGCGATCTTAGTCATCATCATGCTGTTTCTGCTTGTGGGCGACTGGCGCGCCGGGTTGATCGTAGCATCGGCCATTCCGTTGTCCGCGCTCATTACATTCATTTCTATGAATTATTTCGGCGTCTCTGCGAACCTGATGAGTTTGGGGGCCTTGGACTTCGGTATCATCGTGGACGGGGCGGTGGTGATGGTCGAGAATGCGATCCGCCATGTGGGCGAGGCAAAACGCCGCAACCCCGAGTTGAAACGCGCGGGGCTGGACGTGTTTCGCGACGCCGGCCACGAAGTGGGTCGGCCGATCGTGTTCGCGGGCTCGATTGTAATCATCGTCTTTCTACCGATTATGTCGTTGCGGGGGATCGAGGGGAAGATGTTTGGCCCGATGGCCTTTGCGTTCATGTCGGCCCTGGCCGGAGCGCTGGTCCTGGCATTGACCGTCATGCCTGTGTTGGCCTCGCTGTTTCTGGCCCGCAAGTTTTGCGAAAAGGATTCCTTCCTCGTCCGCTGGTGCAAACGGGGCTACGAACCGTTATTGCGGTTGGCGATCCGCTGGCCGTTGGCCGTGTTTCTGATTGCCATCGCCGCATTTTCCATGGGAATAGTGATCGCAATGGGTTTTGGGGCCGAATTCGTCCCTAAGCTGGATGAAGGCGACATGGCGGTGCAGGCAATCCGACTGCCGAGCGTTTCGTTGGAACGCTCGATCGAAATGACCACGGAAATAGAAAAGACGCTATTGGCGGAGTTTCCTAAAGAAGTAGAATCAGTGATCTCCAAGACCGGTCGCCCGGAAATCGCCACCGACCCGATGGGCGTTGAGATGAGCGACATCTTCGTGATTCTCAAACCGAAAGGCGAGTGGCGTTTCGCTAGCAAACCGGAACTGATTGAAGCCATGAAGGAAACGCTGGAAAAAAACATTCCGGCGAACAATTTCAGCTTCACGCAACCAATAGAATTGCGAGTGCAGGAATTGATTGCTGGCGTGCGCTCGGATGTCGGCATTAGCCTCTATGGAGACGACCTGGAGAAACTGAAAGAGATCGGTAACGAGATCGCTGGTGTGGTCCAGCAAGTGCCCGGAGCGGCGGACGTTCAGCCCGAACAGACGGGCGGTTTGCCCTATGTCCAGATGCGCGTTCGACGCGATCAGATCGCCCGGTATGGTATTAACGTCGGGGATGTGCTCGACGCGATCTCAATCATTGGCGGGAAGGAGGTCGGGCAAGTGTTTGAGGGCCAACGTCGGTTTCCCTTGCAGGTGCGTCTGGAGCCAAAATGGCGGAGAGATGTCACGGCGCTTAAGCACATCAAGGTTGCTGATCCCACCGGTCGACAGATACCACTGGAACAGCTTGTTGAGATTGAAGTTGGTCCTGGAGTCGCGCAGATCAGCCGTGATGAAATTCGCCGCCGCTTTCTGATCCAAGTGAATGTCCGCGGCCGTGACCTAGCGAGTTTCGTGGCGGATGCCCAGAAAGCGGTCGAGGAGAAAGTGAAACTGCCACCTGGCTACCACATCGCCTGGGGAGGCAGCTTTAAAAACCTGCGAGAAGCGACGGGGCGGCTGACGATCGCTGTTCCGCTCGCACTGTTACTGATTTGCTCGTTGCTGTACATGACATTCAGGTCCGGCAAGCTGGCCCTGTTGATCTTCTTGAATGTGCCAGTCGCCACGACCGGCGGGATTTTGGCACTCTGGATACGCGGCATGCCTTTTTCGATCTCGGCGGGTGTCGGATTCATTGCCCTATCCGGCATCGCCGTGATGAACGGCGTCGTCCTGATCGAACACGTGCGGCATTTGCGGCATCGGGGCCAAAGCATTAAGGATGCCGTCTACCAGGGCGCGCTGGACCGCCTTCGACCCGTTTTGATGACTGCCACGACTGATGCACTGGGATTCATCCCCATGGCCATCTCAACCAGTTCCGGCGCGGAAGTCCAAAGACCTTTGGCGACGGTTGTCATCGGCGGCGTGATTACGTCGAGTCTCTTGACTCTAGTAGTCCTGCCGGCCATTTACCGCTGGTTCGAGCCGAAAGGCGAAGAAGATGTGGAATTATGA
- a CDS encoding ZIP family metal transporter, protein MSEFLKVLGLALLSALGNFGGGVIAEWLHPSQKTLNRALHAATGIILAVIAVEVIPKVLDKASTWLLALSFVAGGAAYLLLEAGIDRWQRSKPKGAGTGAWMVYTAVATDLLGDGLLIGAGSALSGQMGLVLALGQVLADIPEGFAVVANFREKGMGQTKRILISASFAVPVVAAAAFAYFALRGQGEAVKVDALVFVAGLYTLAAVEDMLRRPMRAPRTAAGLQLVSCSVLHFS, encoded by the coding sequence ATGAGTGAGTTCCTGAAAGTGCTTGGCCTTGCCCTTCTTTCGGCTTTGGGAAATTTTGGGGGAGGCGTGATCGCTGAGTGGTTACATCCTTCGCAGAAGACGCTTAACCGGGCATTGCACGCCGCGACGGGAATCATCTTAGCCGTTATCGCCGTCGAGGTGATCCCCAAGGTATTGGACAAAGCGTCGACTTGGTTGCTGGCACTGTCATTTGTCGCGGGAGGTGCGGCGTACTTGCTCCTGGAAGCTGGAATTGATCGCTGGCAACGGAGCAAACCCAAGGGAGCCGGCACGGGAGCCTGGATGGTGTACACGGCGGTCGCCACTGACTTGTTGGGCGACGGGCTTTTGATCGGCGCGGGCTCCGCCCTATCAGGCCAAATGGGGCTCGTCCTGGCACTAGGTCAGGTCTTGGCAGACATCCCGGAGGGCTTCGCAGTGGTCGCCAATTTTCGTGAGAAGGGCATGGGGCAGACGAAGCGGATTCTGATCTCCGCATCCTTTGCAGTACCCGTGGTAGCAGCAGCGGCGTTTGCGTACTTTGCGCTTCGCGGACAGGGAGAAGCTGTAAAAGTGGACGCCCTCGTCTTTGTGGCTGGCCTTTACACGCTCGCAGCCGTCGAGGACATGCTACGCAGGCCCATGAGAGCTCCGAGGACAGCCGCTGGTCTGCAGCTAGTTTCCTGCTCGGTTTTGCACTTTTCCTAG